The proteins below are encoded in one region of Streptomyces roseirectus:
- a CDS encoding SGNH/GDSL hydrolase family protein: protein MQTKPTSPYTSLVAVGDSFTEGMSDLLPDGTYRGWADLLAARMSAQVPGFRYANLAVRGKLIGQIVEEQVDVAAGMGADVITLVGGLNDTLRPKCDMVRVKDLLTEAVERLTPGCRQLVLMRSPGRQGPVLERFRPRMEELFDHVDTLAAKHGALVVDLYAAPSLADPRLWDVDRLHLTAEGHRRVAEAVWQTLGHPAEDPDWRTPLPPTPPPTWTARRTADLRFTRQHLLPWIARRLTGRSSGDGRAPKHPELLPYE, encoded by the coding sequence ATGCAGACGAAACCCACTTCCCCGTACACCAGCCTCGTCGCGGTCGGCGACTCCTTCACCGAGGGCATGTCGGACCTCCTGCCCGACGGCACCTACCGGGGCTGGGCCGACCTCCTCGCGGCCCGCATGTCCGCACAGGTGCCCGGCTTCCGGTACGCCAACCTCGCCGTGCGCGGCAAGCTGATCGGCCAGATCGTCGAGGAGCAGGTGGACGTCGCCGCCGGCATGGGCGCGGACGTCATCACCCTGGTCGGCGGTCTCAACGACACCCTGCGCCCCAAGTGCGACATGGTCCGCGTCAAGGACCTCCTCACGGAGGCCGTCGAACGCCTCACCCCCGGCTGCCGGCAGCTCGTCCTCATGCGCAGCCCCGGCCGCCAGGGCCCCGTCCTCGAACGGTTCCGCCCGCGCATGGAGGAACTGTTCGACCACGTGGACACGCTGGCGGCGAAGCACGGCGCCCTGGTGGTCGACCTCTACGCCGCCCCCTCCCTCGCGGACCCCCGCCTCTGGGACGTCGACCGCCTCCACCTCACCGCCGAGGGCCACCGCCGCGTCGCCGAAGCCGTCTGGCAGACCCTGGGCCACCCCGCCGAGGACCCCGACTGGCGCACCCCCCTGCCACCCACTCCCCCGCCCACCTGGACCGCCCGCCGCACCGCCGACCTCCGCTTCACCCGCCAACACCTCCTCCCCTGGATAGCCCGCCGCCTCACCGGCCGCTCCTCGGGCGACGGCCGCGCCCCGAAACACCCGGAGCTGTTGCCGTACGAGTGA
- a CDS encoding hemolysin family protein — protein MTEVLLLLVAVLLSFACGAFVAAEFSLTTVERSELERAVERGERGAAGALKAVRNLTFQLSGAQLGITVTNLVVGMLAEPSISKLLSGPLESAGLPEGASRSVALVIGTALSTVFLMVVGELVPKNWAISSPLAVAKNVGNAQRWFSAAFRPFITHLNNTANRIVRLAGVEPTEELAAARGPQELAALARHSAKEGALEADTAELFVRTLNLADLTAENVMTPRVQVMALEAQATCEDVANATRASGLSRFPVYRGSLDAVVGTVHIKDALAVPAERRARVSVAEIMREPLLVPESLTVDRLLDRLSGKRTMAVVIDEYGGTAGVATLEDIVEEVVGEVRDEHDPHETPDLAPAGTDEAGRALYSADGAARTDQLARVGLRAPEGPYETLAGLVATELGRIPVVGDSLDVAGWRLDVVDAAGHRAARVLLRAPLSEPRPEGPPLEEPHDALHGARHGAPHGTSHGTGDSR, from the coding sequence ATGACCGAAGTACTCCTCCTGCTGGTGGCGGTCCTGCTGTCGTTCGCGTGCGGGGCCTTCGTCGCCGCCGAGTTCTCGCTGACCACCGTCGAGCGCAGCGAGCTGGAGCGGGCGGTGGAGCGCGGCGAGCGGGGCGCGGCCGGCGCCCTCAAGGCCGTCCGGAACCTGACGTTCCAGCTCTCCGGCGCGCAGCTCGGCATCACCGTCACCAACCTGGTCGTCGGCATGCTCGCCGAGCCGTCGATCTCGAAGCTGCTCTCCGGCCCGCTGGAGTCGGCCGGGCTGCCCGAGGGGGCGTCGCGGTCGGTCGCCCTGGTGATCGGGACGGCGCTGTCGACGGTGTTCCTGATGGTCGTCGGCGAGCTGGTGCCGAAGAACTGGGCGATCTCCTCGCCGCTGGCCGTCGCCAAGAACGTCGGCAACGCGCAGCGCTGGTTCAGCGCCGCGTTCCGGCCGTTCATCACGCATCTCAACAACACGGCGAACCGGATCGTGCGCCTGGCGGGCGTCGAGCCCACCGAGGAGCTGGCCGCCGCGCGCGGGCCGCAGGAGCTGGCGGCGCTGGCCCGGCACTCCGCGAAGGAGGGCGCCCTGGAGGCCGACACCGCCGAGCTGTTCGTGCGCACGCTGAACCTGGCCGACCTGACCGCCGAGAACGTGATGACCCCGCGCGTGCAGGTGATGGCCCTGGAGGCGCAGGCGACCTGCGAGGACGTCGCGAACGCGACCCGGGCGAGCGGTCTGTCGCGGTTCCCGGTCTACCGGGGCAGCCTCGACGCGGTCGTCGGCACCGTCCACATCAAGGACGCGCTGGCCGTGCCCGCCGAGCGGCGCGCGCGCGTGTCGGTGGCCGAGATCATGCGCGAGCCGCTGCTCGTCCCCGAGTCGCTGACCGTCGACCGGCTCCTGGACCGGCTCTCCGGCAAGCGGACGATGGCCGTCGTCATCGACGAGTACGGCGGCACGGCGGGCGTCGCGACGCTGGAGGACATCGTCGAGGAGGTCGTCGGCGAGGTCCGTGACGAGCACGACCCGCACGAGACGCCCGACCTCGCCCCCGCGGGCACCGACGAGGCCGGACGCGCCCTCTACTCGGCCGACGGGGCCGCCCGCACCGATCAGCTCGCCCGCGTCGGCCTGCGGGCCCCTGAGGGGCCCTACGAGACGCTGGCGGGCCTCGTGGCGACCGAGCTGGGGCGCATCCCGGTCGTCGGCGACAGCCTCGACGTCGCCGGGTGGCGGCTGGACGTCGTGGACGCGGCGGGGCATCGGGCGGCGCGGGTGCTGTTGCGCGCGCCGCTGTCGGAGCCGCGTCCGGAGGGGCCGCCTCTGGAGGAGCCGCACGACGCGCTTCACGGAGCGCGTCATGGGGCACCTCACGGGACTTCTCACGGGACGGGGGACTCGCGGTGA
- a CDS encoding hemolysin family protein, with protein MTAIQLLIGLATLVVNAFFVGAEFALISVRRSQIEPYAEQGDRRARSVLWGLEHVSALMAAAQLGITLCTLVLGVVAEPAIEHLLEPVFHAVGVPSGAGHAVSFVIALVLATYLHMLLGEMVPKNIALAEPVRSALLLGPPLVTLSRALRPVIFAINAFANALLRLMRIEAKDEVTATFSDAELAQIVKDAGEAGLIDDRAQERLHDALELGRRPVRDVVLPLERVVYARVGVTPEGLEQLSAESGFSRFPVVDEGRRIVGYLHVKDALDASPRDMPFRLRDLRAIARVREATPLDDVLTAMRGSRTHLAAVMEEDGRLAGMVTMEDVLRELFGQRA; from the coding sequence GTGACCGCGATCCAGTTGCTGATCGGCCTCGCGACGCTCGTCGTGAACGCGTTCTTCGTCGGCGCCGAGTTCGCGCTGATCTCCGTGCGGCGCTCCCAGATCGAGCCCTACGCCGAGCAGGGCGACCGGCGGGCGCGCAGTGTGCTGTGGGGGCTGGAGCACGTCTCCGCGCTCATGGCGGCGGCGCAGCTCGGGATCACGCTGTGCACGCTGGTCCTCGGTGTCGTCGCCGAACCCGCCATCGAACATCTGCTGGAGCCGGTGTTCCACGCGGTGGGGGTGCCCTCCGGGGCCGGGCACGCGGTGTCGTTCGTGATCGCCCTGGTGCTCGCGACCTACCTGCACATGCTGCTCGGCGAGATGGTGCCGAAGAACATCGCGCTCGCCGAACCCGTGCGCAGCGCGCTGCTCCTCGGGCCCCCGCTGGTCACGCTCTCGCGCGCGCTGCGGCCGGTGATCTTCGCGATCAACGCCTTCGCCAACGCGCTGCTGCGGCTCATGCGGATCGAGGCCAAGGACGAGGTCACGGCGACCTTCTCCGACGCCGAGCTGGCCCAGATCGTCAAGGACGCCGGCGAGGCCGGGCTCATCGACGACCGTGCGCAGGAGCGGCTGCACGACGCCCTCGAACTGGGGCGCCGTCCGGTCCGGGACGTCGTCCTGCCCCTCGAACGCGTCGTCTACGCGCGCGTGGGCGTCACTCCCGAAGGGCTCGAGCAACTGTCCGCCGAGTCCGGGTTCTCCCGGTTCCCCGTCGTCGACGAAGGGCGCCGGATCGTCGGCTACCTCCACGTCAAGGACGCGCTCGACGCCTCCCCCAGGGACATGCCGTTCCGGCTGCGGGACCTGCGGGCCATCGCGCGCGTACGCGAGGCCACGCCGTTGGACGATGTGCTGACGGCGATGCGGGGCAGCCGGACGCATCTCGCCGCGGTCATGGAGGAGGACGGGAGGCTGGCGGGGATGGTGACGATGGAGGACGTGCTGCGGGAGCTGTTCGGGCAGCGGGCGTGA
- a CDS encoding esterase/lipase family protein, with protein sequence MQRPMRRVAAAVSAVFASLLLSLSLSVPSAHAAARNPIVFVHGLSSDSSSWNDWIADFKADGYTAAELHSWSYSWSQSNVTTAQQLATEVRNVLARTGASKVDIVTHSMGALSARYYLKNLGGTAYVDDFVSTAGVNHGTTTAGLCAWLYTSCAEMNTGSAFLTALNSGDETPGSVSYASYWSNCDDALTPDTTAILSGATNVEVGCVSHNEMNNDHGVYQQVRDFVA encoded by the coding sequence ATGCAGCGCCCCATGCGCCGTGTCGCAGCGGCCGTCTCGGCCGTGTTCGCTTCGCTCCTTCTGTCGCTCTCCCTGTCGGTGCCTTCCGCCCACGCGGCGGCCCGCAACCCGATCGTCTTCGTCCACGGCCTGAGCAGTGACTCCAGCAGCTGGAACGACTGGATCGCGGACTTCAAGGCGGACGGCTACACGGCGGCCGAGCTGCACTCGTGGTCGTACAGCTGGTCGCAGTCCAACGTCACGACCGCGCAGCAGCTGGCCACGGAGGTCCGGAACGTGCTGGCCCGCACGGGCGCCTCCAAGGTCGACATCGTCACGCATTCCATGGGTGCGCTCAGCGCGCGCTACTACCTGAAGAACCTGGGCGGGACGGCCTATGTCGACGACTTCGTGTCGACGGCGGGCGTCAACCACGGGACGACGACGGCCGGTCTGTGCGCGTGGCTCTACACGTCGTGCGCGGAGATGAACACCGGGAGCGCGTTCCTGACGGCGCTGAACTCGGGTGACGAGACGCCGGGCAGCGTGTCGTACGCGAGCTACTGGTCCAACTGCGACGACGCGCTCACGCCGGACACCACGGCGATCCTGAGCGGGGCGACGAACGTCGAGGTCGGGTGCGTCTCGCACAACGAGATGAACAACGACCACGGCGTCTACCAGCAGGTGCGCGACTTCGTCGCCTGA
- the purB gene encoding adenylosuccinate lyase encodes MTSAPAKPRIPNVLAGRYASVELATLWSPEHKVRLERQLWLAVLKAQQDLGIEVPQGAIADYERVLDTVDLASIAEREKVTRHDVKARIEEFNDLAGHEQVHKGMTSRDLTENVEQLQVRLSLELIRDRTVAVLARLAKLSSEYGELVMAGRSHNVAAQATTLGKRFATAADELLVAYARVEELLGRYPLRGIKGPVGTAQDMLDLLGGDAAKLAELEGRIAGHLGFSQAFTSVGQVYPRSLDYEVVTALVQLAAAPSSLAKTIRLMAGHELVTEGFKPGQVGSSAMPHKMNTRSCERVNGLMVILRGYASMTGELAGDQWNEGDVSCSVVRRVALPDAFFALDGLLETFLTVLDEFGAFPAVVARELDRYLPFLATTKVLMGAVRAGVGREVAHEAIKENAVASALAMRERGAERNELLDKLAADDRIPLDRAQLDALMADKLSFTGAAADQVAVVVARIEEIVKQRPEAAGYAPGAIL; translated from the coding sequence GTGACTTCCGCTCCCGCAAAGCCCCGTATCCCGAACGTCCTCGCCGGACGGTACGCCTCCGTCGAGTTGGCCACGCTGTGGTCGCCCGAGCACAAGGTGAGGCTGGAGCGGCAGCTCTGGCTCGCGGTGCTCAAGGCGCAGCAGGACCTCGGGATCGAGGTGCCGCAGGGGGCGATCGCCGACTACGAGCGGGTGCTCGACACGGTCGACCTGGCGTCGATCGCCGAGCGCGAGAAGGTCACCCGGCACGACGTGAAGGCGCGGATCGAGGAGTTCAACGACCTCGCCGGGCACGAGCAGGTGCACAAGGGGATGACGTCCCGGGATCTGACGGAGAACGTCGAGCAGCTGCAGGTGCGGCTGTCGCTGGAGCTGATCCGGGACCGTACGGTCGCGGTGCTCGCGCGCCTGGCGAAGCTCAGCTCGGAGTACGGCGAACTGGTGATGGCGGGCCGCTCGCACAACGTGGCCGCGCAGGCGACGACCCTGGGCAAGCGTTTCGCGACGGCGGCGGACGAACTGCTCGTGGCGTACGCGCGCGTGGAGGAGCTGCTGGGCCGCTACCCGCTGCGCGGCATCAAGGGCCCGGTCGGAACGGCCCAGGACATGCTGGACCTGCTGGGCGGCGACGCCGCGAAGCTCGCCGAGCTGGAGGGCCGGATCGCCGGTCACCTGGGCTTCTCGCAGGCGTTCACGTCGGTCGGCCAGGTCTACCCCCGCTCGCTGGACTACGAGGTCGTCACGGCCCTCGTGCAGCTCGCGGCGGCCCCGTCCTCGCTGGCGAAGACGATCCGCCTGATGGCGGGCCACGAGCTGGTCACGGAGGGCTTCAAGCCGGGCCAGGTCGGCTCCTCGGCGATGCCGCACAAGATGAACACGCGTTCCTGCGAGCGCGTCAACGGCCTGATGGTCATCCTGCGCGGGTACGCGTCGATGACGGGCGAGCTGGCCGGCGACCAGTGGAACGAGGGCGACGTGTCGTGCTCGGTGGTCCGCCGGGTCGCCCTCCCGGACGCGTTCTTCGCCCTGGACGGCCTTCTGGAGACGTTCCTGACGGTGCTGGACGAGTTCGGCGCGTTCCCGGCCGTCGTCGCGCGCGAGCTGGACCGCTACCTGCCGTTCCTGGCGACGACGAAGGTCCTGATGGGCGCCGTCCGCGCGGGCGTGGGCCGTGAGGTCGCGCACGAGGCGATCAAGGAGAACGCGGTCGCGTCGGCGCTGGCGATGCGCGAGCGGGGTGCCGAGCGCAACGAACTCCTCGACAAGCTCGCCGCCGACGACCGCATCCCCCTGGACCGCGCGCAGCTCGACGCCCTGATGGCCGACAAGCTGTCCTTCACGGGCGCGGCGGCCGACCAGGTCGCGGTGGTCGTCGCCCGGATCGAGGAGATCGTCAAGCAGCGCCCCGAGGCGGCCGGTTACGCCCCCGGAGCGATCCTCTGA
- a CDS encoding GNAT family N-acetyltransferase has product MHDLRIRAATPDDLDTVLAFWKTAAEGTSISDDRAGVERLVARDPGALLLAESGGELVGTVIAGFDGWRCHLYRLAVHPDRRRRGIGSALLTAAEERFTALGGRRADAMVLTRNETAHHAWGAAGYTPEEKWRRWVKPLG; this is encoded by the coding sequence ATGCATGATCTGCGCATACGGGCCGCGACGCCCGACGACCTGGACACCGTGCTCGCCTTCTGGAAGACCGCCGCCGAGGGGACGAGCATCAGCGACGACCGCGCGGGCGTCGAGCGGCTGGTCGCCCGTGACCCCGGGGCGCTGCTCCTCGCGGAGTCCGGGGGCGAGCTGGTCGGCACGGTGATCGCCGGGTTCGACGGCTGGCGCTGCCACCTGTACCGGCTGGCCGTCCATCCGGACCGGCGTCGCCGGGGCATCGGCTCGGCGCTGCTGACCGCCGCCGAGGAGCGCTTCACGGCGCTGGGCGGGCGGCGGGCGGACGCGATGGTGCTCACGCGCAACGAGACCGCGCACCATGCCTGGGGCGCGGCGGGGTACACGCCCGAGGAGAAGTGGCGGCGATGGGTGAAGCCGCTGGGCTAG
- a CDS encoding TIGR03621 family F420-dependent LLM class oxidoreductase — protein MTRPFRFGVNLLEPTPLDAWRAKCRRGEELGYDVLLVPDHLGMPAPFPSLVAAAQVTTRPRVGTFVLNTGFFNPVLLAREVSTTAALTGGRLELGLGAGYVRAEHEEAGLPWGTPGERVTHLRCTVEELRKRQEDGVHVPLLIGGNGTRMLRLAAEHADVVAFAGARVVEGSATGQITPLSPEELDERVAAYAELAAGRAEPAERNLLIQQVIVTDDPEGAVQPLLERIPGLTAEQVLALPVLLVGSEAEIAAKVRALRERYGFTYFTVLEGFMEAFGPVLAELQGRAPVAGGRPDAGMSVEGVPGVL, from the coding sequence ATGACGCGTCCGTTCCGTTTCGGGGTCAATCTGCTGGAGCCCACGCCGCTCGACGCGTGGCGTGCGAAGTGCCGCCGAGGTGAGGAGCTGGGGTACGACGTGCTGCTGGTGCCGGACCATCTCGGGATGCCGGCGCCGTTCCCGTCGCTGGTCGCGGCGGCGCAGGTGACGACGCGGCCCCGGGTGGGCACGTTCGTCCTCAACACGGGTTTCTTCAACCCGGTGTTGCTGGCGCGCGAGGTGTCGACGACCGCCGCGCTGACCGGCGGCCGGCTCGAACTCGGCCTGGGCGCCGGGTATGTGCGGGCGGAGCACGAGGAGGCGGGCCTGCCGTGGGGCACGCCGGGTGAGCGGGTGACCCATCTGCGGTGCACGGTCGAGGAGTTGAGGAAGCGTCAGGAGGACGGCGTCCACGTGCCGTTGCTGATCGGCGGGAACGGCACGCGCATGCTGCGGCTGGCCGCCGAGCACGCCGACGTCGTCGCCTTCGCGGGCGCGCGGGTGGTCGAGGGGAGCGCGACGGGGCAGATAACTCCCCTGTCTCCGGAGGAACTTGACGAACGGGTCGCGGCCTACGCGGAGTTGGCGGCCGGCCGTGCGGAGCCCGCCGAGCGGAACCTGCTGATCCAGCAGGTGATCGTGACCGACGACCCGGAGGGCGCCGTGCAGCCGCTCCTGGAGCGGATACCGGGGCTGACGGCCGAGCAGGTGCTCGCGCTGCCGGTCCTGCTCGTGGGCAGCGAGGCGGAGATCGCGGCGAAGGTGCGGGCGCTGCGCGAGCGGTACGGGTTCACGTACTTCACGGTGCTGGAGGGGTTCATGGAGGCGTTCGGGCCGGTGCTCGCGGAGCTCCAGGGCCGGGCGCCGGTGGCGGGCGGGCGTCCGGATGCCGGAATGTCCGTCGAGGGTGTGCCCGGCGTGCTGTGA
- the bioD gene encoding dethiobiotin synthase → MTVLVVTGTGTEVGKTVVTAAVAAAAVAAGRTVAVLKAAQTGVGPDERGDADEVARLAGAVTTAECARFPEPLAPATAARRAGLAPVRPHDVVERARKLAVDHDVVLVEGAGGLLVRFDEEGGTLADVAALLGAPVLLVASAGLGTLNTTELTARELRSRGVELAGVVIGSWPASPDLAMRCNVDDLPVVAGAPLLGAVPAGAGALTPAEFRAAAGSWLGGRLDGVWDVGSWERG, encoded by the coding sequence ATGACGGTCCTGGTCGTCACGGGGACGGGCACGGAGGTCGGCAAGACGGTCGTGACGGCGGCGGTCGCCGCCGCGGCCGTCGCGGCGGGCCGTACGGTCGCGGTCCTCAAGGCCGCGCAGACCGGCGTCGGGCCGGACGAGCGGGGGGACGCCGACGAGGTCGCGCGTCTCGCGGGCGCCGTCACGACCGCCGAGTGCGCGCGCTTCCCCGAGCCGCTGGCCCCGGCAACGGCCGCCCGCCGCGCGGGACTTGCCCCCGTCCGCCCGCACGATGTGGTCGAGCGGGCCCGGAAGCTGGCGGTGGATCACGACGTGGTCCTCGTCGAGGGGGCGGGCGGTCTTCTCGTGCGGTTCGACGAGGAGGGCGGGACCCTCGCGGACGTCGCCGCGCTGCTGGGGGCGCCGGTGCTGCTGGTGGCCTCGGCGGGGCTGGGGACGCTGAACACGACGGAACTGACGGCCCGTGAACTCCGGTCCCGGGGGGTCGAGTTGGCCGGGGTGGTCATCGGGAGCTGGCCGGCCTCGCCCGATCTGGCGATGCGGTGCAACGTGGACGATCTGCCGGTGGTCGCGGGGGCGCCGCTGCTGGGGGCGGTGCCGGCGGGGGCGGGCGCGCTGACACCGGCCGAGTTCCGTGCGGCTGCGGGGAGTTGGCTGGGAGGACGGTTGGACGGGGTGTGGGACGTGGGGAGTTGGGAGCGGGGGTGA
- a CDS encoding class I SAM-dependent methyltransferase, with amino-acid sequence MPTRTPKDAVRHPLFARFYARFSVAAEPAVGPLRAELLAGLAGRVIEIGAGNGLNFAHYPAAVSEVVALEPERLLRQSARLAALRAEVPVDVVPGVAEALPVKSEAFDAAVLSLTLCSVRDVERALREVRRVLRPGGELRFFEHGRGGGRVMRGVQRGLDRTVWPLLFGGCRLDRDPVASIVGAGFELGEHRRLLVPPTGPVSPASYCVLGVARRPVG; translated from the coding sequence ATGCCGACGCGCACCCCCAAGGACGCCGTCCGTCATCCGCTGTTCGCCCGTTTCTACGCCCGCTTCAGCGTCGCGGCCGAGCCGGCCGTGGGTCCGCTGCGCGCCGAGCTGCTGGCGGGGCTCGCGGGGCGGGTGATCGAGATCGGCGCCGGGAACGGACTGAACTTCGCGCACTACCCGGCGGCCGTCTCCGAGGTCGTCGCGCTCGAACCGGAGCGGCTGCTGCGGCAGTCGGCGCGGCTCGCGGCGCTGCGGGCGGAGGTTCCGGTGGACGTCGTGCCGGGGGTCGCGGAGGCGCTGCCGGTCAAGAGCGAGGCGTTCGACGCGGCGGTGCTGTCGCTGACGCTGTGCAGCGTGCGGGACGTGGAGCGGGCGCTGCGGGAGGTGCGGCGGGTGCTGCGGCCCGGTGGCGAGCTGCGGTTCTTCGAGCACGGCCGGGGCGGCGGGCGGGTGATGCGGGGTGTGCAGCGGGGGCTCGACCGGACGGTGTGGCCGCTGTTGTTCGGGGGGTGCCGGCTGGACCGGGACCCGGTGGCGTCGATCGTCGGCGCCGGGTTCGAACTCGGGGAGCACCGGCGGCTGTTGGTGCCGCCGACGGGGCCGGTGTCGCCGGCGTCGTACTGCGTGCTGGGGGTGGCGCGGCGGCCGGTGGGCTGA
- a CDS encoding helix-turn-helix transcriptional regulator, which yields MVTPVTPPTLDRTSPPPRPAAAPTEGVRARIRARAHGDLLAAAEIAARLTDRQAAGLDPLPTEPADLAPALLRARRREVRALPDDTRLLLLLAAADQHPLPTRAFLRAVAAAGLDTRPLDAAETAGVASAGPDGVTFRDPWIRVAAYETATPADRRDAHRLLARVLDGRAEAPHRAWHRGAGALGPSGRLAGELASAAAHARVAGAPALARALTERAASLATDPAAGTRLLARAAADAFESGDADHARLLAARTTAGPLTGVLALRTGNAGEAFDAVLAGVTQRAGTFLRDGAPHNGAPHSGAPHEDIPHLLARATEAAVYTGDLRRCREALAQARRAGIDPPGVLPGLAAAVDGRYGDARDLLQAAAGHCGPGGDPTLLVHAGIAALLLGDHTRAATATLRAAEAARARGAAGTVVQAREFRVYADFWTGRPRAAETAALEALREAYTTGQDNAACHLQAALAMFAALTGDADLCRERAATARAHALAHGLGLPAALAQWALAVLDLGTGRFDAVAARLRALAGFGPGHGHRAIRHLATPAYVEAAVRTGDTGVAKTAHADYDRWARTVRSADDLALSARCRALLTPGAAAVDHYRAALDLHAGGTRDVERAHTELLFGSALRRLRRRTEARDRLHSALEAFTSFGAPHFADLARAELRALGAPAAPLRASAAPEGPQSSLTAQQLLVARMAADGATNREIAARLALSPRTIDHHLRGVFTRLGIRSRIELVRILAETP from the coding sequence GTGGTGACTCCGGTGACTCCCCCCACGCTCGACCGCACTTCGCCACCGCCCCGCCCGGCCGCCGCCCCCACCGAGGGCGTCCGGGCGCGGATACGCGCGCGTGCGCACGGCGACCTGCTCGCCGCCGCCGAGATCGCGGCGCGGCTGACCGACCGTCAGGCGGCCGGCCTCGACCCCCTGCCCACCGAACCCGCCGACCTCGCGCCCGCGCTCCTGCGCGCGCGAAGACGCGAGGTGCGTGCCCTCCCCGACGACACGCGCCTCCTCCTCCTGCTCGCCGCCGCCGACCAGCACCCCCTCCCCACCCGCGCCTTCCTGCGCGCGGTCGCCGCCGCCGGCCTCGACACCCGCCCCCTGGACGCCGCCGAGACCGCCGGCGTCGCCAGCGCGGGCCCCGACGGCGTCACCTTCCGCGACCCCTGGATCCGCGTCGCCGCCTACGAGACGGCGACCCCCGCCGACCGGCGCGACGCCCACCGCCTCCTCGCGCGCGTGCTCGACGGCCGCGCCGAGGCCCCCCACCGCGCCTGGCACCGGGGCGCCGGCGCCCTCGGACCGAGCGGACGGCTCGCCGGGGAACTCGCCTCGGCGGCGGCCCACGCGCGCGTGGCGGGCGCCCCCGCGCTCGCCCGCGCCCTCACGGAACGCGCCGCCTCCCTCGCCACCGACCCCGCCGCCGGCACCCGCCTCCTCGCCCGCGCCGCCGCCGACGCCTTCGAGTCCGGCGACGCCGACCACGCCCGCCTCCTCGCCGCCCGCACCACCGCCGGCCCCCTCACCGGCGTCCTCGCCCTGCGCACGGGCAACGCGGGCGAGGCGTTCGACGCGGTGCTCGCGGGGGTGACACAGAGGGCTGGAACGTTTCTCCGCGACGGCGCCCCTCATAACGGCGCCCCTCACAGCGGCGCCCCTCACGAAGACATCCCCCACCTCCTCGCCCGCGCCACCGAAGCCGCCGTCTACACCGGCGACCTCCGCCGCTGCCGCGAAGCCCTCGCCCAAGCTCGCCGCGCCGGCATCGACCCGCCCGGCGTCCTGCCCGGCCTCGCCGCCGCCGTCGACGGCCGCTACGGCGACGCGCGCGACCTCCTCCAGGCCGCCGCAGGCCACTGCGGACCCGGCGGCGACCCCACCCTCCTCGTGCACGCCGGCATCGCCGCCCTGCTGCTCGGCGACCACACCCGCGCCGCCACCGCGACCCTCAGGGCGGCCGAGGCCGCGCGGGCGAGGGGCGCCGCCGGGACGGTCGTCCAGGCGCGCGAGTTCCGCGTGTACGCCGACTTCTGGACCGGACGCCCCCGGGCGGCGGAGACGGCGGCCCTGGAGGCGCTGCGGGAGGCGTACACGACCGGGCAGGACAACGCGGCCTGCCACCTCCAGGCGGCCCTCGCGATGTTCGCGGCGCTCACCGGGGACGCCGACCTGTGCCGCGAACGCGCCGCCACCGCCCGCGCCCACGCCCTCGCGCACGGCCTCGGACTGCCCGCCGCGCTCGCCCAGTGGGCCCTCGCCGTCCTCGACCTCGGCACCGGACGCTTCGACGCGGTCGCCGCCCGCCTGCGCGCCCTCGCCGGGTTCGGCCCCGGCCACGGCCACCGTGCGATCCGCCACCTCGCCACCCCGGCCTACGTCGAGGCCGCCGTCCGCACCGGCGACACCGGCGTCGCGAAGACCGCGCACGCCGACTACGACCGCTGGGCGCGGACCGTGCGCAGCGCCGACGACCTCGCGCTGAGCGCCCGCTGCCGGGCCCTGCTCACCCCGGGCGCGGCGGCCGTCGACCACTACCGCGCCGCCCTCGACCTGCACGCCGGCGGCACCCGCGACGTCGAACGGGCCCACACCGAGCTGCTGTTCGGCAGCGCGCTGCGCCGTCTGCGCCGCCGCACCGAGGCGCGGGACCGGCTGCACAGCGCCCTGGAGGCGTTCACCTCCTTCGGCGCCCCGCACTTCGCCGACCTCGCCCGCGCCGAACTACGGGCCCTGGGCGCCCCGGCGGCCCCTCTACGCGCGTCCGCCGCGCCCGAGGGCCCGCAATCCTCCCTCACCGCCCAGCAGTTGCTGGTCGCCCGCATGGCCGCCGACGGCGCCACCAACCGCGAGATCGCCGCCCGCCTCGCCCTGAGCCCCCGCACGATCGACCACCATCTCCGGGGCGTCTTCACCCGGTTGGGCATCAGATCCCGGATCGAACTGGTCCGGATCCTGGCGGAGACCCCGTGA